In one window of Zingiber officinale cultivar Zhangliang chromosome 11A, Zo_v1.1, whole genome shotgun sequence DNA:
- the LOC122032068 gene encoding protein LURP-one-related 15-like has translation MADGKTARHVAPAELVAARQFTVPYAVNLTLTTTGGLFTPNHLYKVKDTNGDVVFMVKGVSFSSRRLLLDAAGKNPLLTMKPKASSWHEAWRVFRGDSTNPNDLVFSVQKPKMFQWKDNFDVVLATNTDEASRCDFKIISRSKKCTICIGQTDEIIAQMHRKTAFFARDKLEITVNPNEDFAFIVSLIVILEEIEASRRSSASASASASAASAAGASAASGC, from the exons ATGGCGGATGGGAAGACGGCGAGACATGTTGCGCCTGCCGAGCTGGTGGCCGCTCGGCAGTTCACCGTTCCGTACGCCGTCAATTTAACGCTCACCACCACTGGGGGTTTATTCACCCCAAACCACCTTTACAAGGTCAAGGACACCAACGGCGACGTGGTGTTCATGGTGAAGGGTGTCTCCTTCAGcagccgccgcctcctcctcgaCGCCGCAGGCAAAAACCCTCTTCTCACCATGAAACCGAAA GCATCTAGTTGGCATGAAGCATGGAGAGTATTCAGAGGAGACAGCACCAACCCGAACGATTTGGTGTTCAGCGTGCAAAAGCCCAAGATGTTCCAGTGGAAGGACAACTTTGATGTGGTCTTGGCCACCAACACCGACGAAGCTTCCCGCTGTGACTTTAAGATAATTTCACGAAGCAAGAAATGCACCATTTGTATTGGCCAAACTGATGAAATCATAGCCCAA ATGCATCGCAAGACTGCATTTTTTGCCAGGGACAAATTAGAGATAACAGTGAATCCGAACGAGGATTTCGCCTTCATCGTGTCGTTGATAGTAATCCTTGAAGAAATCGAGGCAAGTCGTCGATCAAGTGCTAGTGCTAGTGCTAGTGCAAGTGCGGCTAGTGCTGCTGGTGCTAGTGCTGCTTCAGGATGTTAA